One Tolypothrix bouteillei VB521301 DNA window includes the following coding sequences:
- a CDS encoding plasmid partition protein ParG: MHISIPDNIKKQFHAACAIRGLKMSQVVVELIEQWLKTNNVPEFGESMKTDKGTR, translated from the coding sequence ATGCACATTAGTATTCCAGATAACATCAAGAAACAATTCCATGCAGCCTGTGCAATTCGTGGGTTGAAAATGAGCCAAGTTGTAGTGGAGTTAATCGAGCAATGGTTAAAAACCAACAATGTACCTGAATTTGGTGAATCCATGAAAACAGATAAAGGCACTCGGTAA
- a CDS encoding lectin OAA: protein MYFNPPNDPPAQPVSQVFHLSNGNRYQVTHQWGGSFAPWQDGGTWVIGSRTDQHVVAIDIKSNDGGQTLNGTITYSGEGPIGFWATQFGSNNDYKVETQWGGDAAPWNDGGTWVIGSRTDQHVVAIDVQSNDGGQTLNGTITYSGEGPISFKGQRERI, encoded by the coding sequence ATGTATTTCAACCCGCCTAACGATCCGCCTGCTCAACCTGTAAGCCAAGTATTTCACTTGAGCAATGGGAATCGGTATCAAGTGACACATCAATGGGGTGGTTCGTTTGCCCCGTGGCAAGATGGGGGTACATGGGTGATTGGTTCCCGTACTGACCAGCACGTCGTCGCGATTGATATCAAGTCTAACGATGGCGGACAAACCCTCAATGGCACCATAACTTACTCTGGTGAGGGACCGATTGGCTTTTGGGCTACCCAGTTTGGTAGTAATAATGATTATAAAGTCGAAACCCAGTGGGGAGGAGATGCAGCTCCTTGGAATGATGGGGGTACATGGGTAATTGGTTCCCGTACCGACCAGCACGTCGTCGCGATTGATGTCCAGTCTAACGATGGCGGACAAACTCTTAATGGCACTATAACTTACTCTGGTGAGGGACCAATTAGTTTTAAGGGTCAGAGGGAGCGTATCTAG
- a CDS encoding effector-associated domain EAD1-containing protein codes for MALSGPQRRELQDALIDAFPDTASLEQMLAYELNGKNLRAIAGEGSLQNIVFKLIQAANAQGWVEHLIHAARNSNPGNERLRAIAEGLPNRPIEALPNIPQKASHQPQKILILAAIPHGLRLDEEIRSIEEAIRRATNRDLFEIKIRTAVRAADIRRAIAEEEPSIVYFCGHGLEDGSLLLEDDGGNDKPVAPSGLASLFKLHSDYVKCVLLNACHSEKPAVAISQYIDYAIGMNNPIQDGAAIEFAKGFYDGLGYKISSDRDVFQPA; via the coding sequence ATGGCTTTATCCGGTCCACAACGTAGAGAATTACAAGACGCTTTAATTGATGCTTTTCCCGATACAGCATCTTTAGAGCAAATGTTGGCATATGAATTAAATGGTAAAAATCTTAGAGCCATTGCAGGGGAAGGAAGTTTACAAAATATTGTCTTTAAATTAATACAAGCAGCAAATGCTCAGGGCTGGGTTGAACATTTAATTCACGCTGCACGTAATTCAAATCCAGGAAACGAAAGATTGAGGGCTATTGCTGAAGGACTTCCAAATCGCCCTATAGAAGCACTTCCTAACATTCCCCAAAAAGCAAGTCATCAGCCACAAAAAATCTTAATCCTAGCAGCAATTCCCCACGGCTTGCGTTTGGATGAAGAGATTCGCTCAATAGAAGAAGCGATACGACGAGCCACCAATCGAGATTTATTTGAAATTAAGATAAGAACAGCTGTACGCGCAGCCGATATTCGCCGTGCGATCGCAGAAGAGGAGCCATCTATCGTGTATTTTTGCGGACATGGCTTGGAAGATGGCAGTTTGCTTTTAGAGGATGATGGGGGTAATGATAAGCCAGTTGCACCATCTGGTTTGGCATCTTTATTTAAATTGCACTCGGATTATGTGAAATGCGTGCTGCTAAACGCTTGTCATTCAGAAAAACCTGCTGTTGCTATCAGCCAATACATTGATTATGCGATTGGGATGAATAACCCAATTCAAGACGGTGCAGCGATTGAGTTTGCTAAAGGTTTTTATGATGGACTGGGTTATAAAATTTCAAGCGATAGAGATGTATTTCAACCCGCCTAA